The proteins below come from a single Nostoc sp. KVJ3 genomic window:
- a CDS encoding photosystem II S4 domain protein, whose amino-acid sequence MLPREELLKGVENRDSLARVIDQAEQAIKTWEVVLTDFLSPPELAEIQRVFNRLTEVQLVAWGGYPQAERQRIAIARAELPLDQSQVSLVAVEIAGNFLFDTASHRDFLGAMLGTGIVREKTGDIIVLGERGAQAIVAPELVEFLEMSLKQVRSVPVKTQRIEVTELKVREPKKKELTTVEASLRLDAIASAGFGMSRSKMVDFIDSGDVRVNWKEVTQASSQVKSGDLIAIRSKGRLEVGEIAVTKKDRYRVQLTRYI is encoded by the coding sequence ATGTTGCCACGAGAAGAACTTTTAAAAGGTGTTGAAAATCGAGATAGTCTAGCTCGTGTAATCGATCAAGCGGAGCAAGCCATCAAAACTTGGGAAGTGGTTTTGACAGATTTTCTGTCTCCCCCAGAATTAGCAGAAATTCAACGGGTGTTTAATCGATTGACAGAGGTGCAATTAGTTGCGTGGGGCGGATATCCCCAAGCTGAACGCCAAAGAATAGCGATCGCTCGTGCAGAACTTCCCCTAGATCAGTCTCAAGTTAGCCTTGTCGCCGTCGAAATTGCTGGTAATTTCTTGTTTGATACCGCATCTCACCGCGACTTTTTAGGCGCAATGTTGGGAACGGGAATTGTTCGTGAAAAAACGGGAGACATTATTGTTTTAGGAGAACGAGGGGCGCAGGCGATTGTTGCCCCAGAGTTGGTAGAATTTTTGGAAATGAGTCTGAAACAAGTGCGATCGGTTCCTGTGAAGACTCAGCGTATTGAGGTAACTGAGTTAAAAGTTCGGGAACCAAAGAAGAAAGAACTAACTACTGTGGAAGCTTCTTTGCGATTAGATGCGATCGCATCTGCCGGTTTTGGGATGTCCCGCAGCAAAATGGTTGATTTCATTGATTCTGGTGATGTCCGCGTCAATTGGAAGGAAGTTACGCAAGCTAGTTCGCAAGTAAAATCAGGTGACTTAATCGCCATACGCTCTAAAGGGCGTTTAGAAGTTGGGGAAATCGCCGTTACAAAAAAAGACCGTTACCGAGTTCAATTAACAAGGTATATCTAA
- a CDS encoding TolC family protein, whose translation MKGQQLFYSFLPGVTAAVLTTQPAWAGTVKLTGVQLASSPSVLTSTYGQDSVVDTMNPQLPNGTNVSVPTRIHSFGFTKLSMKPLSNNSIPVFAAVNTVLPVKQVLKKDESGFLSLIPTSNPSQQVDVSPSAQNNQKQTNSSASGQKSENIVVPNYTSKPSFVQKEFLSLSSAQQPVVQKVNTVTELQAFLQTSAMGVDSAKLLSSQRCPQEAGKSKTDSSAALLLASSCLQQNAVGDRIAQSSTPIPTNSTPSPIVPETVIPAPAGSVQPTTVPGSVTPAPAGSVQPTTVPGSVTPAPAGSVQVPNNLTPNSNPLQFPTKAEEVTFQGNQPITLAQALELARRNNHDLQVSILQLERSRASVREAQAALLPTLGVSANIARSQSAANQLQDELSRQQGFVSNTGVPSTGFNGQAQLTYNLYTSGNRQATIRQAEEQERSDELAVETQYETIRLNVATDYYNLQQADEQVRISQSAVKNSEASLRDAEALERAGVGTRFDVLRSQVTLANSQQNLTNAISQQQIARRQLATRISLSQSVNISAADPVQLAGLWNQSLEQTIVLAYQNRSELQQQLAQRNISEQQRRQALSTLGPQVSLVASYSLLDQFNDNVSVTDGYSVGVQATLSLYDGGAAVAKAAQAKANIAIAETQFAEQRNQIRFQVEQAYSNQQSNLENVQTANTALEQAREALRLARLRFQAGVGTQTDVINSENDLTQAEGNRVTAILGYNRALAQLQRSVSVRGLR comes from the coding sequence GTGAAAGGACAGCAATTATTCTATAGCTTCTTGCCTGGTGTGACGGCAGCGGTCTTAACAACTCAGCCTGCTTGGGCTGGGACTGTAAAACTAACTGGAGTACAGCTGGCTTCTTCTCCTAGTGTTTTGACTTCTACTTATGGTCAAGACTCAGTTGTGGACACTATGAATCCGCAACTGCCGAATGGTACAAATGTTAGTGTTCCAACCCGAATACATAGTTTTGGTTTCACTAAACTTAGTATGAAGCCTTTAAGTAATAACAGTATTCCAGTATTTGCAGCCGTAAATACTGTTTTGCCCGTAAAACAAGTACTTAAGAAAGATGAAAGTGGATTTTTAAGTTTGATACCTACCTCTAATCCTTCCCAACAGGTAGATGTCAGCCCTTCTGCTCAAAATAACCAAAAACAGACTAACTCAAGTGCTTCTGGGCAAAAATCAGAGAACATAGTAGTTCCCAACTACACTTCAAAACCCTCTTTTGTCCAAAAAGAATTTTTGTCCCTGTCTTCTGCACAGCAGCCAGTGGTTCAAAAGGTAAATACTGTTACTGAGTTGCAAGCATTTTTACAAACTTCAGCTATGGGTGTAGATTCAGCAAAACTGTTGTCATCCCAAAGATGTCCACAGGAGGCGGGAAAAAGCAAGACTGATTCCTCAGCTGCTTTGCTACTAGCTTCTAGCTGTTTACAACAAAATGCTGTTGGCGATCGCATTGCTCAGAGTAGTACCCCAATTCCGACAAATTCGACACCAAGTCCCATCGTACCAGAAACCGTAATTCCTGCGCCAGCAGGTTCGGTACAGCCTACGACTGTACCAGGAAGTGTAACTCCTGCGCCAGCAGGTTCGGTACAGCCTACGACTGTACCAGGAAGCGTAACTCCTGCACCAGCAGGTTCGGTACAAGTTCCCAATAACCTGACTCCTAACTCAAATCCCTTGCAATTTCCCACCAAAGCCGAGGAAGTGACATTTCAGGGAAATCAGCCGATTACTTTGGCACAAGCTCTGGAGCTAGCACGACGGAACAACCACGATTTGCAAGTGTCGATATTGCAGCTAGAACGCAGTCGTGCCTCTGTACGTGAGGCACAAGCGGCTTTACTTCCCACTCTTGGAGTTAGTGCTAATATCGCTCGCAGTCAGTCTGCTGCTAATCAGCTTCAGGACGAATTATCCAGACAGCAAGGTTTCGTATCTAACACAGGTGTACCTAGTACAGGTTTTAATGGTCAAGCACAACTGACGTATAACCTATATACTTCCGGGAATCGGCAAGCCACCATCAGACAGGCTGAGGAACAGGAACGCTCCGATGAACTGGCTGTAGAAACTCAGTATGAGACAATCCGTTTGAATGTTGCTACTGACTACTACAATCTGCAACAAGCGGATGAACAAGTCCGCATTAGCCAATCGGCTGTGAAGAACTCCGAGGCTAGTTTGCGTGATGCAGAAGCATTAGAGCGAGCTGGGGTTGGTACGCGGTTCGATGTGCTGCGATCGCAGGTGACTTTAGCTAATTCCCAACAAAACCTCACTAATGCTATCTCTCAGCAGCAAATTGCCCGTCGTCAGTTGGCTACTCGGATCAGTTTGTCGCAGTCGGTGAATATTAGCGCCGCTGACCCTGTACAATTAGCTGGTCTTTGGAACCAAAGCCTAGAGCAAACTATTGTCCTGGCTTATCAAAACCGTTCAGAATTGCAACAGCAATTAGCGCAACGTAACATTAGCGAACAACAGCGACGGCAAGCACTTTCAACACTAGGCCCCCAAGTTAGTTTGGTAGCTAGCTACAGCCTACTAGATCAGTTCAATGATAATGTCAGCGTCACTGATGGTTATTCAGTAGGAGTCCAAGCAACCCTAAGTTTGTATGATGGGGGAGCAGCAGTAGCAAAGGCAGCTCAGGCCAAAGCTAATATTGCGATCGCAGAAACTCAATTTGCCGAACAGCGTAACCAAATCCGCTTTCAGGTAGAACAAGCCTATTCTAATCAGCAATCTAATTTGGAAAACGTTCAAACTGCTAATACCGCTTTAGAGCAAGCTAGAGAAGCTCTACGTTTAGCCCGTTTGCGATTCCAAGCTGGTGTAGGCACTCAAACTGATGTGATTAACTCTGAAAATGACCTCACACAAGCTGAAGGTAATCGAGTCACAGCAATTTTGGGTTACAACCGCGCTTTAGCTCAGTTACAACGGTCTGTTAGCGTTAGAGGATTACGCTAG
- the kaiC gene encoding circadian clock protein KaiC — protein sequence MSENEQIEPKKSPRDGGVEKIRTMIEGFDDISHGGLPIGRTTLISGTSGTGKTLLSLQFLYNGITYFDEAGVFVTFEESPSDIIKNAHIFGWNLPRLIEEGKLFILDASPDPEGQDIVGNFDLSALIERLQYAIRKYKAKRVSIDSMTAVFQQYEAMGVVRREIFRLVARLKILSVTTVITTERGEEYGPVASFGVEEFVSDNVVIVRNVLEGERRRRTIEILKLRGTTHMKGEYPFTITNEGVNIFPLGAMRLTQRSSNVRVSSGVQTLDEMCGGGFFKDSIILATGATGTGKTLLVSKFIQDGCLNGEQAILFAYEESRAQLSRNASSWGIDFEKLEDQGLLKIICTYPESTGLEDHLQIIKSEIAVFKPARIAIDSLSALARGVSNNAFRQFVIGVTGYAKQEEITGFFTNTTDQFLGAHSITDSHISTITDTIIMLQYVEIRGEMSRAINVFKMRGSWHDKGIREYNITADGPDIKDSFRNYERIISGAPTRVSIDEKAELSRIVRRFEDKQSSDP from the coding sequence ATGAGTGAAAACGAACAAATAGAACCAAAGAAATCTCCGAGAGATGGGGGTGTAGAAAAAATTCGCACGATGATCGAGGGGTTTGACGATATTAGTCATGGTGGTTTACCAATTGGGAGAACTACCTTAATCAGTGGCACTTCTGGTACAGGCAAAACTTTATTATCTCTTCAGTTTCTCTACAATGGTATCACCTACTTTGATGAAGCAGGAGTATTTGTTACCTTTGAAGAATCACCCAGTGATATTATTAAAAACGCCCATATTTTCGGTTGGAACTTACCACGACTAATTGAAGAAGGCAAGTTGTTTATTCTTGATGCGTCTCCCGATCCAGAAGGTCAAGATATCGTTGGGAATTTTGACCTTTCTGCGCTCATCGAACGACTACAATATGCCATTCGCAAATACAAAGCTAAACGAGTTTCTATCGACTCAATGACAGCCGTATTTCAGCAGTACGAAGCGATGGGAGTAGTGCGGCGCGAGATTTTTCGCTTGGTAGCACGTCTGAAAATACTGAGTGTCACCACTGTAATTACCACTGAACGAGGTGAAGAATATGGCCCCGTTGCTTCTTTTGGTGTGGAAGAATTTGTTTCTGATAATGTAGTAATTGTTCGTAATGTTTTAGAAGGAGAACGCCGCCGTCGCACTATTGAAATTCTGAAATTGCGCGGCACAACTCACATGAAGGGCGAGTATCCTTTCACGATTACTAATGAAGGAGTTAACATCTTTCCATTGGGAGCAATGCGTTTAACTCAACGCTCTTCTAATGTCAGAGTATCTTCTGGTGTCCAAACCTTAGATGAAATGTGTGGTGGTGGTTTCTTTAAAGATTCGATTATTTTAGCAACAGGAGCCACAGGTACTGGGAAAACTTTGTTAGTCAGTAAATTTATTCAAGATGGTTGTCTCAATGGAGAACAAGCAATATTATTTGCTTACGAAGAATCACGCGCTCAACTATCTCGGAATGCTTCGTCTTGGGGAATTGATTTTGAAAAATTAGAGGATCAAGGTTTACTCAAAATAATTTGTACCTATCCTGAATCAACTGGTTTAGAAGACCACTTACAAATTATTAAATCAGAAATTGCTGTCTTCAAACCAGCTCGGATCGCTATTGATTCTCTATCGGCATTAGCTAGAGGAGTGAGCAATAATGCATTTAGGCAGTTTGTAATTGGTGTGACGGGTTATGCTAAACAAGAAGAAATTACTGGTTTCTTTACTAACACAACTGACCAATTTTTGGGAGCCCATTCGATTACTGATTCTCATATCTCTACGATCACCGATACAATTATCATGTTACAGTACGTAGAAATCCGTGGAGAAATGTCGCGGGCAATTAACGTATTTAAAATGCGCGGGTCTTGGCATGATAAGGGCATTCGTGAGTATAATATCACTGCTGACGGGCCCGATATTAAAGATTCTTTCAGAAACTACGAACGGATTATCAGCGGTGCTCCTACTCGCGTTAGTATCGATGAAAAGGCGGAACTTTCTCGAATTGTCAGACGTTTTGAAGACAAACAGAGTTCCGATCCCTAA
- the kaiB gene encoding circadian clock protein KaiB, whose translation MIKAKKTYVLKLYVAGNTPNSVRALKTLKDILEQEFEGVYALKVIDVLKSPQLAEEDKILATPTLSKILPPPVRKIIGDLSDRERVLIGLDLLYEELSEGDLEE comes from the coding sequence ATGATTAAAGCCAAAAAAACCTACGTTCTCAAGCTTTATGTAGCAGGAAACACCCCTAATTCAGTCCGGGCATTAAAAACACTCAAAGATATTTTAGAACAAGAGTTTGAAGGTGTTTATGCTTTAAAAGTGATCGATGTACTGAAAAGCCCGCAACTAGCAGAAGAAGATAAAATATTGGCAACGCCAACGTTATCTAAAATTTTGCCTCCACCAGTTCGCAAAATTATCGGGGATCTTTCAGATCGAGAAAGAGTATTGATTGGATTAGATTTACTCTATGAAGAACTGAGTGAAGGAGACTTAGAAGAATAA
- a CDS encoding circadian clock protein KaiA, translated as MLLPILILQPDVNKCLNNLVDLAKQKGLSAWAWKFIDAIISQFCYLPVVATPSGKINYLPNWPQQNQTNTYTSKYIYVFASQMQKSQQHFQEMTPIEKQGLLRQLKLDYSLILINYFSTDKTLKEKIDKFINTIFYANIPVPQIIEIHMEIIEEFSNQLRLEGRSNETLLDYRLTLIDILAHLCEVYRSSISK; from the coding sequence ATGTTATTACCTATATTGATTCTGCAACCTGATGTTAACAAATGTTTAAATAATTTAGTTGATTTAGCCAAGCAAAAAGGTTTGAGTGCGTGGGCATGGAAGTTTATTGACGCGATTATTTCCCAATTTTGCTACCTACCCGTTGTTGCAACTCCCTCTGGAAAAATCAACTATTTACCAAATTGGCCGCAACAAAATCAAACCAACACATACACTAGCAAATATATCTATGTGTTTGCTAGTCAGATGCAAAAAAGTCAACAGCATTTCCAGGAGATGACTCCAATAGAAAAGCAAGGATTATTAAGACAACTTAAATTAGATTACAGCCTAATCCTTATAAATTATTTTAGCACAGACAAAACACTAAAAGAAAAAATTGATAAATTTATCAATACTATATTTTATGCTAATATTCCTGTGCCCCAAATTATTGAAATTCACATGGAAATAATTGAAGAATTTTCCAACCAGCTAAGATTAGAAGGAAGAAGCAACGAAACCTTACTTGATTACCGCCTAACGTTAATAGATATCCTGGCTCACCTGTGTGAAGTCTATAGGAGTTCGATTTCTAAATAA
- a CDS encoding ATP-binding protein, whose amino-acid sequence MSLLRGYGFRRKDHQLADGDAGGFHRKNDPQSPMLMLHYPLYEFQATVPSCLQTSSLAVVLKIFEQEQCDRLVVVNQQQCPVGLLYSARLIQKLLAHSDDKNLNLHQSLTIWGQGLIEPIQTISASERVEQLGLHLCYPQAEKHQNLDWALIDSDGRYLGLLDSSRLLRSLAKEQMAGLQSSDIQRSHHEDDAGVQPPHKPKSLGHQPLVLLLERLPWALMLQTGSGEVLARNPAWWQQLGALKDPEGVRQQVEAILVPKSSEKSEYVTQRAIKVHPNARENEYGGEQELTQQEASPDAVYSRCYLDSQVGTCTCVVEVQNGQERIWQFAKIPLDSPESEIPLSNDLWLVLATDVTEQQQLCKELAAKNADLIQLNRLKDEFLACISHELKTPLTAVLGLSRLLVDQQLGELNERQARYAGLIHQSGRHLMSVVNDILDLTRMETGQMDLTLTPVKIQAVCDRALSEAKAIHTQTTKTTSQPQENIRSTAPQFCLSIELGLDEMVADELRLRQMLVHLLSNAFKFTEISGEIGLRVSRWEGWIAFTIWDTGIGIPEHQQHLIFQKFQQLENPLTRQFEGTGLGLVLTRALARLHGGDVSFLSREGKGSQFTLLLPPSPPKTSFSEPDMGIREDEETRYQKTRENSTAARQHITTSTQHHPASLQRLVLVVEAVARYIEDLTEKLKGLGYRVVIARSGTEAVEKARRLQPIAIFLNPLLPLLSGWDVLTLLKSDTATRHISVIVTATGAEKEQAFANRADGFLSLPVEHQVLAPVLEKLCAAQAVQQLGLDNSAIIPTKTPLRILRLVNPQLESVNPHPSLREHRVIEVDDLDQAELLARVWQFDVILLDVESTTAQIYLQQLIQHPRLAAVPLVTCDVATTLIASKIPGLSVFPYLTPFTKDNSSRSEKTDALLSVLQIASGICCPPNILVVDLTMLRDFPQVRRKPAKSSRTEQNCSISSETAERGSEWFQALIQYLQTAGFKAAMSPCWAEVLQQIRHESVDLLLICLGESAIHKDVLKALKTLGDSPDKLPPILVLNQRLNHPETSFQAGVAYKAIDKQKKNGLESIETVVSAIATRILPRSISMEDLLKQINQALAVNGYNSKC is encoded by the coding sequence ATGAGTCTTCTTAGAGGATATGGCTTCAGGCGAAAAGACCATCAACTGGCAGATGGAGATGCCGGAGGTTTCCACAGGAAGAATGACCCCCAAAGCCCTATGTTAATGTTACATTACCCGCTTTATGAATTTCAGGCAACCGTACCTAGCTGCCTCCAAACGAGTTCTCTGGCAGTGGTGCTAAAGATTTTTGAGCAAGAGCAGTGCGATCGCTTGGTAGTGGTGAATCAGCAGCAATGCCCCGTCGGATTGCTGTATTCTGCCCGTTTAATCCAAAAATTATTAGCACATAGCGACGATAAAAATCTAAATTTACACCAATCACTAACCATTTGGGGTCAAGGTCTAATTGAGCCAATACAAACAATATCAGCTTCTGAGCGTGTAGAGCAATTAGGCTTGCACTTATGTTATCCACAAGCCGAAAAACACCAGAACTTAGATTGGGCGCTGATTGACTCTGATGGTCGATATTTGGGATTGCTGGATAGTTCGCGTCTGTTGCGATCGCTAGCTAAGGAACAAATGGCTGGGTTACAAAGCTCAGACATCCAGAGGTCGCACCATGAGGATGATGCTGGTGTACAGCCGCCTCATAAACCCAAATCATTGGGACATCAGCCACTGGTACTGTTGCTGGAAAGACTGCCTTGGGCTTTGATGTTGCAAACCGGTAGCGGCGAGGTGTTAGCCCGAAATCCCGCCTGGTGGCAGCAATTAGGAGCCTTGAAAGATCCAGAAGGAGTTAGGCAACAGGTAGAGGCAATACTTGTCCCGAAGTCCTCCGAAAAGTCAGAATATGTCACCCAACGAGCAATCAAGGTTCATCCCAATGCTAGGGAGAATGAATATGGTGGCGAACAAGAACTGACTCAGCAAGAAGCATCACCAGATGCTGTGTATAGTCGCTGCTATTTGGATAGTCAAGTGGGTACTTGTACCTGCGTTGTCGAAGTGCAAAATGGTCAGGAGCGAATCTGGCAATTTGCCAAAATTCCCTTAGATAGTCCTGAGTCAGAGATTCCCCTCAGTAATGATTTGTGGTTAGTTTTAGCGACCGATGTCACTGAACAGCAGCAGCTTTGTAAAGAATTAGCTGCAAAAAATGCCGATTTAATTCAACTAAATCGGTTAAAGGATGAGTTTTTAGCTTGTATTAGTCATGAACTCAAAACTCCCCTAACTGCCGTTCTAGGATTATCGCGCTTACTGGTAGATCAGCAGTTAGGAGAACTGAACGAGCGTCAAGCCCGTTATGCAGGTTTAATCCATCAAAGTGGCCGCCACTTGATGAGTGTGGTTAATGACATTTTAGATTTGACCCGGATGGAAACGGGGCAAATGGATTTGACATTGACTCCGGTGAAAATTCAGGCTGTGTGCGATCGCGCCCTATCGGAAGCCAAAGCCATCCACACCCAAACTACCAAAACAACATCCCAACCTCAAGAAAATATCCGTTCAACTGCTCCCCAATTCTGCCTTTCCATTGAACTAGGCTTAGATGAGATGGTGGCAGATGAGTTGCGCTTACGCCAGATGCTAGTACACTTACTTTCCAACGCCTTTAAATTCACCGAAATATCCGGCGAAATTGGGCTGCGGGTGAGTCGTTGGGAAGGATGGATTGCCTTTACAATTTGGGATACAGGTATTGGCATTCCTGAACACCAGCAACACTTAATTTTTCAAAAATTTCAACAACTAGAAAATCCTCTGACTCGGCAATTTGAAGGCACTGGTTTGGGGCTAGTATTAACTCGGGCCCTGGCTCGCCTCCACGGAGGAGATGTCAGTTTCTTATCTCGTGAAGGAAAAGGTAGCCAATTTACCCTACTTCTGCCTCCCAGTCCGCCGAAAACAAGCTTTTCTGAGCCAGATATGGGAATTAGAGAAGATGAGGAGACACGATACCAAAAGACACGGGAAAACTCTACAGCCGCTCGTCAGCATATTACTACATCTACACAACATCATCCCGCGAGTTTGCAACGATTGGTCTTAGTAGTTGAAGCAGTAGCCCGATATATTGAAGACTTGACCGAAAAACTCAAAGGTTTAGGATATCGGGTAGTAATTGCGCGATCGGGGACTGAAGCAGTAGAAAAAGCTCGACGCTTGCAACCAATAGCGATATTTTTGAATCCTTTGCTACCTCTGCTTTCAGGCTGGGATGTGCTGACTTTACTAAAATCTGACACTGCAACTCGTCATATATCTGTAATTGTTACCGCGACGGGAGCCGAAAAGGAGCAAGCATTTGCTAACCGAGCCGATGGTTTCTTAAGTTTGCCAGTAGAGCATCAGGTATTAGCACCAGTTCTCGAAAAATTATGCGCCGCACAAGCCGTTCAGCAGCTAGGGTTAGACAATAGCGCTATTATCCCAACTAAAACCCCACTGCGAATTCTCAGGTTGGTAAATCCCCAATTAGAATCGGTTAATCCCCATCCCTCACTTCGAGAACACCGAGTGATTGAAGTAGATGACCTAGATCAAGCAGAACTTTTGGCGCGAGTATGGCAGTTTGACGTAATTTTGCTAGATGTCGAAAGTACTACTGCCCAAATTTATCTCCAACAACTAATTCAGCACCCGCGTTTGGCTGCTGTACCACTGGTTACTTGCGATGTTGCAACCACCCTAATAGCTTCTAAAATACCAGGGTTATCTGTATTTCCTTACTTAACACCATTTACCAAAGACAACAGCAGTCGCAGTGAGAAAACAGATGCCTTACTATCAGTACTACAAATTGCTTCTGGTATTTGCTGTCCTCCTAACATCTTGGTAGTAGATTTGACAATGCTACGTGATTTCCCACAGGTAAGACGTAAGCCAGCTAAGAGTTCTCGGACAGAACAAAATTGCTCAATTAGTAGTGAAACTGCTGAACGGGGGTCTGAGTGGTTCCAAGCTTTAATTCAGTACCTACAAACAGCAGGTTTCAAAGCGGCGATGAGTCCCTGTTGGGCAGAAGTGTTACAACAAATTCGCCACGAAAGTGTTGACTTATTGCTAATTTGTTTGGGAGAATCCGCTATCCACAAAGATGTGCTAAAGGCCCTAAAAACATTGGGAGATTCGCCCGACAAATTACCCCCAATTTTGGTACTAAATCAGCGATTAAATCACCCAGAAACCAGTTTTCAGGCTGGGGTAGCTTATAAGGCAATTGACAAGCAGAAGAAGAATGGTTTGGAATCGATAGAAACTGTTGTGAGTGCGATCGCTACCCGAATATTACCGCGTTCGATATCAATGGAAGACCTCTTAAAGCAAATCAATCAAGCTTTAGCTGTCAACGGTTACAATAGCAAATGTTAA